In Armatimonadota bacterium, one genomic interval encodes:
- a CDS encoding prepilin peptidase produces MQELFPTWTWLIGAWIGAFFGSFLNVVIYRIPRGLSLNEPKNSFCPKCKHRLMVPDLVPMLSWVFLGGKCRHCRAKVSSRYFFVELLTFAIWGALWYRFLVQGSDIAMFLAYAAAGSALVAIIFIDLELYIIPDQINGFLWLVGILLNVWLFIAGRPEAMTWGMPSALAGWLTGVGAIWGIAIFGRVLFGKDAMGHGDIKMARGVGAVVFPAAALMSFGVAVLFGAVFGIVQILARGGERRVGGVPSDVLNTKEPGSEPDVESSASEIEADWEPEPIPVLLKCGLGYLLCVDIAGLYVPRLYERWFGEPQFVPLEEEEAFEVERTMIPFGPYLALGAIAVLIFQKELLGLVDAYLNWVAPGTR; encoded by the coding sequence TTGCAGGAACTATTTCCAACCTGGACGTGGCTGATCGGAGCTTGGATCGGCGCGTTCTTTGGCAGTTTCCTCAACGTCGTCATCTACCGAATCCCGCGGGGTCTCTCCCTTAACGAACCCAAGAACAGCTTCTGTCCCAAGTGCAAGCATCGGCTGATGGTGCCGGACTTGGTGCCGATGCTGAGCTGGGTCTTTTTGGGGGGCAAGTGCCGCCATTGCAGGGCGAAGGTCTCCAGCCGCTACTTCTTCGTCGAACTGCTTACCTTTGCCATTTGGGGAGCGCTCTGGTACAGATTTCTGGTGCAGGGCTCGGATATCGCGATGTTCCTGGCCTATGCGGCGGCGGGATCGGCGCTGGTCGCCATCATCTTCATCGACCTGGAACTCTATATCATCCCGGACCAGATCAACGGGTTCCTCTGGCTCGTCGGGATCCTGCTGAACGTGTGGCTGTTCATCGCAGGGAGGCCTGAGGCGATGACCTGGGGCATGCCGAGCGCGCTGGCGGGCTGGCTGACGGGGGTCGGCGCCATCTGGGGAATCGCCATCTTTGGAAGGGTGCTCTTTGGCAAAGATGCTATGGGCCACGGCGACATCAAGATGGCGCGGGGCGTGGGGGCCGTGGTGTTCCCTGCAGCGGCGCTCATGAGCTTTGGCGTGGCCGTGCTTTTTGGGGCCGTGTTTGGGATTGTGCAGATCCTGGCAAGGGGCGGTGAACGGCGGGTGGGCGGCGTTCCGTCCGACGTTTTGAATACAAAAGAGCCGGGAAGTGAGCCAGATGTCGAAAGTTCTGCCTCCGAGATAGAGGCAGATTGGGAACCTGAACCGATTCCGGTCCTTCTAAAATGTGGGCTTGGATACCTGTTATGCGTTGACATTGCAGGTCTCTATGTCCCTAGACTGTACGAGCGGTGGTTTGGGGAACCCCAATTCGTGCCGTTGGAAGAAGAGGAAGCGTTTGAGGTCGAGCGGACCATGATTCCGTTCGGCCCCTATTTGGCGTTGGGAGCCATCGCCGTGCTCATCTTCCAAAAGGAGTTGCTAGGATTGGTAGACGCCTACCTGAATTGGGTAGCGCCTGGGACGCGATGA